The DNA sequence GCCGGCGTGGGCTTCGACCAGATCGGCCCGACTTCGGCGATCGCATTGATGCTGCAGAACCTGGGCGGGCCGATCGTGCTGGCGGTCATTCAGGCCGTCATCACGTCGCGCACGCTGTACCTCGGCGGCACCAACATGCCGGTCAAGACCATGAACCCCGCGCAGATCGCCGCGTTGGATTCCGGCTACACCTACGGACTGCTGTGGATTGCCGCGGTGGCGGTCCTGGTCGGCGGGATCTCCCTGCTGATCGGTTACACGGCCAAGCAGGTCGCGCATGCCCAGGATGTGCAGGACGCCTTCGGCGCCGGCAACCTCTGACTTTGCCCGGACGTCGCGCTGACGGGGCCGTCGGTAGCTAAGCTCACCTGCTATGGCCGCGCCGGGGGAATCCCAGTCGGCCGGCCGCTCGTTGTCGTCCAACGTGCTCGGTATCGCCATCGTGGCGATCACCGGCATGCAACTGATGTCGACGCTGGACGGCACCATCGTCATAGTGGCGTTGCCGCGGATGCAGGCCGACCTTGATCTGTCCGACGCCGCCAAGAGCTGGGTCATCACCGCCTACGTACTGACCTTCGGCGGCCTGCTGCTACTCGGCGGCCGGGTGGGCGACGCCATCGGACAGAAGCGGGCGTTCGTCTCGGGGGTCGGGTTGTTCACTATCGCCTCACTGGTCTGCGGAGTGGCCACCGACTCCGCCACCTTGATCGTCGCCCGGGCGGTCCAGGGCATTGGGGCCGCGATTGCCGCACCGACCGGCCTGGCGCTCATCGCGACCACCTACGCGGCCGGTCAGGCCCGTAACCAAGCGATGGCGGTGTCGGCCGCCATGCAGGGCATCGGCTCGGTCATGGGCCTGGTGCTCGGTGGCGCCCTGACCGTCATCTCGTGGCGGCTGGCGTTTCTGATCAACATCCCGATCGGGATCGCCATCGTGGCCATCGCCGTGACACGGCTGACCGAGACCAACACCGAACGGCTCCGGCTCGACCTCACCGGGGCGCTGCTGGCCACCGGCGGGTGCACTGCGGCGGTGTTGGTGTTCACCCAGGGCCTGCCCCAGGGCTGGGTGAGCCCGTGGGTGATCGGCGCCGGGGTGGCGGCGGCGCTGTTCCTGCTGGCGTTCCTGCTCGTCGAACGCAACGCCGCCAACCCGCTGGTGCCGGCGGCGGTGTTCGACAACCCCAGCCGGGTCGCCACCTTCGTGGCGTACTTCATGGCCGGCGGGGTGATGCTCACGGTGAGCGTGATGATCGGGCTACTGGTTCAAGACGTGCTGGGCTACTCGGCCCTGCGCGCGGGGATCTGCTTCATCCCGTTTGCGGTGGCCATGGGTGTCGGCAACCTGGTGACCAGTTGGGCGGCCGCGCTGATCGCGCCGCGCTGGCTCATCATCGGGGCCGGGAGCCTGGTCTGGGGCGCCATGCTGTTCGGGTCGACGCTGGACCGGGGCGTGCCGTACGTCCCCGATCTGGTGATGCTGTTCGTGGTCGGTGGCTTCGGTATTGGCGTGATCTCGGTGGTGCTGCCGCTGTGCGCGGTCGCCGACGTCGGCCCACGCGAGATCGGTCCCGTGTCGGCGGTCACCTTGATGGTCTACAACTTGGGCGGCCCGGTGGTGCTGGTGATCATCCAGGCCGTGCAGACCTCCCGAACGCTGTACCTGGGCGGCACCACCGGCCCGGTGAAGAACATGACCGACAGCGAACTGGATGCGCTCGGCCACGGCTACACCTATTCGCTGCTGTGGGTTGCCGCGATTGCCGTGCTGGTGGGTGCGGCGGCACTGTTCATCAGGTTCTCGGCCGACCAGATCGCCCGGGCCCAGCACACCCGTGAGGCCGTGGAGGCCGGGCAGCTGTAGCCGGCTAGGTCCCCAGTAGCTCATCCTGGCGGGTGCTCAGCGTTCCTCCACCGGCCAGTGCGAGAACCGTCCACCGCGGATCGGCCGTCTCGGTGGGACATAGTGCGGGATAGTTGAATTCGCTGATCGTGGCGCGCGGTGCGTACAGCGCGTCGTCGGCCAGCGAGCCTGCCCCGAGTTCCATCCGATGGCGCAGCAGTGGGCGATAATCCCGGTCGGCTCGCAGCGATCCCGACCAGTGGCCCTGCCGCTCCCCGGTCCTGCCGATCTGTACCCGCTCGCGCAGGCGCACCGAGGCGTCGTCGTAGAGGTGCAGTGCGGTGAGACAGGCATGCCGTGCGTCGGCGGCGACGATGGTGGGCTCGAGGTCGACGTCCAGCACACCGGCCACTTCGATCTGCCAATCCGCGCTCGAGCTCAGGCTGGCGGCACCCGGCAGCACCACGGTGGCGGCTGCGCTACGCAGTGTCAGCCGGGCACCGGCCTCCACGATCAGACGGACCGAGATGACGTCGCCGCCCAGGGGAGTGGCGGCCGCCGACACCAGATGCACCCTGTCGGGCCCGGTGCGCCGGGCCGCCAGACCACCATCGAACTCGATGCGCGGCAGCCGGTTCGGGCAGGCGATCACCGTGACGCGGGAATGCATCAAGGATTCGAATGCTCGCGCAACTGGTCGCGGACCCAGGCGAGGACCTCGGTGGCGGCCGGGTCCTCGGTCAACGACTGCAGCACCGTGGGCCGACCGTCGCGCACGTTGGCGGCGTCGCGGGCCATGACCTGCAAGTCTGCGCCCACCATCGGTGCGAGGTCGGTCTTGTTCACCACCAACAGATCTGAGTAGGTGACTCCGGGACCGCCCTTGCGCGGCACCTTGTCGCCACCGGCCACATCGACGACGAAGATCTGTACGTCGATCAGCCCCGAGGAGAACGTCGCCGTCAGATTGTCGCCACCGGACTCGACCAGAATCAGGTCAAGCCCGCTGTGCGCGGCCATCAGGTCATCGATGGCATCCAGGTTCGCGGTGATGTCATCCCGGATCGCGGTGTGCGGGCAGCCGCCGGTCTGCACGGCCGAAATCCGGTCATCGGGGAGCACCGCGTGCTTACGCAGGAAGTCGGCGTCCTCGGTGGTGTAGATGTCGTTGGTCAGTACCGCCAGCGACAACTCGTCCCGCAACTGCCGGCACAGCGCGGCGACCAGCGCCGTCTTGCCCGACCCGACCGGACCGCCCACGCCGATGCGCAGCGGTTCACCGGGCTTGCGGACTCGCTTCGGCCTATCGACATGGGTGTGCGGCGCACCGTCGAGGAAATGAGGTGGCATGACGCTCCTTTCACGAAACAAACAGTGGGCGCTCGCGGGTGGTGTGCCGTTGAGCGAGCATGTCCAGCAACGGATCTGACAGGTCTGCTAGGCCGATGGTCGCCTCGGCGGCGGTACGCTCGCACAGGTCCGCCAGACCGAAGGTCACGGCGGCGACATCGGCCGGATCCAGCGCCAGCAGGCGCTGCGCAGCGGTAGCCGAACTGGTCATTGCGGTGTACACCAGCGTCAGTGCGTTCTGGTTCGGGCTCAGGGCGCTGACCGCGCCCACCAGTCCTGCGACGGTGGCAAGGTGGGGCCGGGTGCCCAGTGCATCCCAGCACGGGTTGGGCCACACCCGCCGGGCCAATCGCGCCAAGCCGCGGCCCTGGCTGCGCGACGCCTCCCGGGATGCCGGGGCCGGGGTGCGGGCATCGGTTTCCTCATCGGCGTCGGCGACGCTGAGATCGCCTCGATGCACCGCTGCCGCTATCGAGGCGGTGACCAGACCGTGGCTGCGGACCCGGCGCACCAAGAAGGCTTCCAGAGTGGCCAGATTCGTCACCAGGCCGCTGGTGACCGCCTCCTCCAGGCCGCCGGAATGCACATGACCGCCGACCGGCAGTCGAGAATCGGCCAGGGTGAGCAACGTCGCGAGCCCAGACATCACATAGCCATCAGAACAGAAAGTAGCGTTGTGCCATAGGTAGTTCGGCCGCCGGTTGTTCCTCCCAGACCTCGCCGTCGATGCGCACGGTGAAGGTGTCGGGGTCCACGGCGATGTCGGGCAGGGCATCGTTGAGGGGCAACTGGGCTTTTCCGAACGCACGGACATCGGCCACCGGAACCAGTCGCCGCTCGACGGCCAACTTCTCGGCCAGGCCTGCCTCGATGGCCTGGGGCGAGACGAAGTGCACCGACGTCGCCGCTGCGGTCTTCGGTGCGGCGCCGAACATCGGCCGGGGAAACACCGGCTGCGGCGTGGGAATCGACGCGTTGGCGTCGCCCATCGCAGCCCAGGCGATCGCGCCGCCCTTGAGCACGGCATGGGGGCGGACACCGAAGAATGCCGGCTCCCACAACACCAGATCGGCCAGCTTGCCCACCTCCACCGAACCGATCTCGTCGTGCAGTCCGTGGGTGATCGCTGGACAGATGGTGTATTTCGCTATGTACCGCCGGACCCGGTTGTTGTCGGCCGCGTCGTCTCCGATCAACGAGCCGCGGCGGCGCTTCATCACGTGGGCGGTCTGCCAGGTACGCAGCACGACCTCGCCGATGCGGCCCATCGCCTGGGAGTCGCTGCCGATCATCGAGATCGCGCCCATATCGTGCAGCAGGTCTTCGGCGGCGATCGTCGACGGCCGGATCCGGCTCTCGGCGAATGCCAGGTCTTCGGGAACCGCGGGATTGAGGTGATGGCAGACCATCAGCATGTCGAGATGCTCGTCGAGGGTGTTGACCGTGTGCGGGCGGGTGGGATTGGTAGAACTGGGCAACACGTTGGGTTGTCCTGCGACGGTGATGATGTCGGGCGCGTGCCCACCGCCGGCTCCCTCGGTGTGGTAGGTGTGGATCGGTCGGCCGGCTATCGCGGCCAGGGTGTCCTCGACGAAGCCCATCTCGTTGAGGGTGTCGGTGTGCAACGCCACCTGTACCCCGGCGGCCTGTGCGACGGTCAGGCAGGTGTCGATGGCCGCCGGCGTCGCACCCCAGTCCTCGTGCAGCTTGAAACCCGATGCACCGTCGCGTAACTGCTCCCACAACGACGCGGCATTGGCGGTGCTGCCCCGGCCGAGCAGGGCGATGTTGATCGGCCAGCCGTCCGTCGCCTCGAGCATCCGGGCCAGGTGCCAGCCGCCGGGGGTAACGGTCGTGGCTTTGGTGCCCTCGGCGGGCCCGGTTCCTCCACCGATGAGGGTGGTGATCCCGGAACCGAGCGCCTCGGGAATCTGCTGGGGGCAGATCAGGTGGACGTGGCAGTCGACCGCCCCGGCGGTGACGATGCGGCCGTTGCCGCTGATGATTTCGGTCGACGGTCCGACCACCAGGTCCGGGTCGATGCCGTCCATTGTGTCGGGATTTCCGGCCTTGCCGATCCCGACGATGCGCCCGTCGCGAATCCCGATGTCGGCTTTGATGATTCCCCAATGGTCGATGATGACCGCTCCGGTGATGACGGTGTCGGGCGCGCCGTCGGCTCGGGTCGCCCGACCCTGACCCATCGATTCGCGCAGCACCTTGCCGCCGCCGAAGATTGCCTCGTCGCCGGCGTGCCCGGGCCCGCCGCTGCGGTCTTCAGTGATCTCCACCAGCAAGTCGGTGTCGGCCAGCCTGATCCGGTCGCCGGTGGTCGGCCCGAACAGTTGCGCATAGTGCGCTCGGGACAATCGCGCCATCAGTCGTCCAACCTTCCCGGCGGGGTCAGCGTGAGGCCCGGTACTTCACGGCGTCCGCCCAGCGGTATCACCCAGACGGTGCGAGCAACCCCCGGCTCGAAGCGAACCGAGGTGCCGGCCGGGATATCCAGCCGGCGACCGTGGGCCGCGGCCCGATCGAACGACAGCGCGGTGTTGGCCTGAGGCAGGTGGACGTGACTGCCGACCTGGACCGGGCGGTCGCCGGTATTGACGATCTGCACTTCCAACCGCTCGGCGCCCGGGTTGATCTCGATCTCGCCGGGGCCGAACAGGATCTCGCCGGGTATCACCGTCAGCCGATCGGATGGTGCACGGAGACCAGCTTGGTGCCATCCGGGAACGTGGCCTCGGCCTGTACCAGATCCAGCATCTCGGGAACGCCCTCCATGACGTCATCGCGCCCGAGTACTTCGCGCGCGCTGGCCATCAGCTCGGCGACGGTTCGCCCGTCACGCGCGCCCTCGAGAATGTGGTCGGTGATGATCGCGACGGCTTCGGGATGGTTCAGCCGTAGGCCCCGAGCACGACGCCGCCGCGACAGCTCCGCGGCGTAGGACAGCAGCAAACGTTCCTGCTCATGCGGGGTGATGCGCATATCACGCGATCATGCCACGCCCCTCCCGCCTCGCCGCTGAAAAGGGCCGTCCCGATAGGCTCTGCGGCTGTGATCACCCGGATGTCCGAACTGTTCCTTCGCACCCTGCGCGACGACCCCGCCGATGCCGAAGTCCCCAGCCACAAGCTGCTGATCCGGGCCGGCTACATCCGGCCGATCGCACCCGGCCTGTACAGCTGGCTTCCGTTAGGTCTGCGGGTGCTGCGCAACATCGAGCGAGTGGTCCGCGAGGAGATGAACGCCATCGGCGGCCAGGAGATCCTGTTCCCGGCGCTGCTGCCGCGCGCACCGTATGAGACCACCAACCGCTGGACCGAATACGGCGACGGCCTGTTCCGGCTCAAGGACCGCCGCGACAACGACTACCTGTTGGGTCCCACCCACGAGGAACTGTTCACCCTGACGGTCAAGGGGGAGTACAACTCCTACAAGGACTTCCCGGTGGTGCTGTATCAAATCCAGACCAAATACCGCGATGAGGCCCGGCCGCGGGCCGGCATCCTGCGCGGCCGCGAATTCGTCATGAAGGACTCCTATTCTTTCGACGTCAACGACTCCGGTCTGGCCACCGCCTACGATGCGCACCGGGTGGCCTATCAGAAGATCTTCGACCGGCTCGGCGTGCGGTATGTGATCGTCTCCGCGGTGTCGGGCGCCATGGGCGGATCGGCCTCCGAGGAATTCCTCGCCGAGAGCGCGGTCGGTGAAGACACCTTCGTGCGATGCCTCGAGTCCGGCTATGCCGCCAACGTCGAAGCGGTGACCACTGCCCGCCCCGAGCCACAGTCGGTCGACGGCTTGCCTGAGCCGCAGGTGCACGACACCGGTGACACCCCGACGATCGCCACCCTGGTGGAGTGGGCCAACTCTGCTGATCTGGGCGTCAGTCGCCCTGTCACCGCCGCCGACACCCTCAAGAACGTGCTGCTCAAGGTCCGCCAGCCCGACGGTGACTGGGAGCTGCTGGGCATCGGGGTCCCCGGCGACCGCGAGATCGACGAGAAGCGGCTCGGCGCGGCGCTCGAACCCGCCGAGTACGCACTGCTCGGCGACGGCGACTTCGCCAAACACCCGTTCCTGGTGAAGGGCTACATCGGTCCGAAGGCGCTGCAGGACAACGGAGTGCGCTACCTGGTCGACCCGCGTGTGGTAGACGGCACCAGCTGGATCACCGGCGCCGACGCCCCCGGCAAGCACGTCGTGGGGCTGGTCGCCGGGCGTGACTTCCACGCCGACGGCACCATTGAGGCCGCCGAGGTCCGTGACGGGGACCCGTCACCGGATGGGGCCGGCCCGCTGGTCAGCGCCCGGGGCATCGAGATCGCTCACATCTTCCAGCTCGGCCGCAAGTACACCGACGCGTTTGCGGTTGACGTCCTCGGCGAGGATGGCCGTCCGGTGCGGCTCACCATGGGTTCCTACGGCGTCGGCGTCTCCCGGCTGGTGGCTGTCATCGCCGAACAGCAGCACGACGAGCTGGGCCTGCGTTGGCCCTCGCAGGTCGCCCCGTTCGACGTACACGTGGTGATCGCCAACAAGGACGAGGCCGCGCGCGCCGGGGCCACCGAACTGGTAGCCGAACTGGACCGGCTCGGTCTGGAGGTGCTCTTCGACGACCGCACCGCGTCACCTGGAGTGAAGTTCAAGGACGCCGAGCTGCTCGGCATGCCGGTGGTGGTGGTGGTCGGCCGCGGTTGGGCCGACGGGGTCGTCGAACTGCGGGACCGTTTCTCCGAGGAGAAGCGGGAACTTGCTGTCGGCGCCGAGCTGGCCGGGCAGGTCCTTGCCGCGATCCGCGGGCAGGTCGGCTAGTTCAGTCCTGGCCGCCCGGGAAAGCCTGGGTGATCGGCCAATTCCCCAGCGCGCGGTTCCAGTGCGCGGCCAGCACGGCGCTCTGGCCGAGCGCGGTCGCCGCGAATTCCCGGTCGGCGGCATCGCTGGCCTGTTCGACGACCGCGCGCCAGGCCGCCGCAGTGTCGTTTTCCATCCGGACCGCCAGCCGCAGGGCATCGTTGGACGTAGTCACCGACATGGGCAACTGGTATCCAGCCGCGGCGGGCGGGACGGCAACCGAGCGGCTGGTCAGGATCGCGATGGTGCGATCCCGGCGTTCGCGGTGCTGACGGATGGTGGTGACCACCAGATCGTTGAATTCCGGCAGTGAGTACGCCGACACCAGCCCGTAGCCGTAGACGACTCCGTGTTCGGTGGCCAGGGCATCGGTCAGGGCCGCGTCAGGGCCCGATGCCGGGCGGGGTTCGGGAGATGTCATGCCTGCATCACCAGGGCGACTGCGTAGGAGGCCGTGCAGGCCGCGGCGATGGAGGCCAGCAGCCCGGCCCGGTAACCCGACGAGGCGACCGCCAGCTTCCCGGCGCCGTCGGCGGCGGCCCGCAACGCGCTGATCACCTGCGAGACCGTCGGAGCGGGCGCGTCCGGCGCGGCACTGGGCGTGGTGGTTTCGGTCTCGTCCGCCGGCGTCCTTCCGGCGGCGCGGGCGATCTCGGCCGCCAGCGCTCGGGCATGGTCGGTTCGCTCCTGCGACACCTGATCCAGTGCCGCGGCCAGCGCCTTGGACTCCGGGTCGGTCAGTGCGGTGGCGGCTGCGGTGGCCAGCTCGCTGTCGCGCAGTGCCAGCTGTCGCTGCGCTTCCAGGTCGTCGACGAGGGGTGCCGTTGGAGCTGAGCCGCAGGCCGGCGCCGCAACGGCCAGCAGGGCGAGCATCCCGGCACCGGTGAGCATGCGCCGTCGGTCGATGGCGGACAGGGGGCCGGGCACCCTGACATCCTGCCATTGCGACCGTGCGGCAGGGACGCGACGTGGCCGCGAGCGGGCCAAGGTACGCTGACGGGCGCTTTTGCCGGTTTGCTGTGGCTATGTTTCCCACGGCGTATCGTTGATAACTGGTTCCCGGCCGCGCCTGGCGCGTGGGAACGCGCCGACTGAACAACTCAAGATGAGGAGCTCGCCGTGGCCACCGGGCTACCTTCCCAGACACAGGTGATCGAGCTGCTCGATGCTGAGTTCACCCGCGCCGGATTCGAGATCGAAGACGTCGTCGTCGACGATCAGGACCCGCTGCCGCGAATCACCGTGGTCGCCGACGGCGACACCCCACTTGATCTGGACACCGCCGCGGCGTTGGCCCGCTCGGCGTCGGACTTGCTCGACACCCTGGAATTCGACAATCAGTACGTGCTGGAGGTCAGCTCGCCCGGCGTGGGCCGGCCGCTGACCTCCGCGAAGCATTTTCGGCGCGCGCACGGTCGCAAAGTTGAGCTGACGCTGTCCGACGGGTCGGGTCTGACCGGTCGACTGGGCGTCGTCGATGACGACATCCTGACGCTGGTGGTGCGTGCCGGGAGGGACTGGAACCGTCGCCGTGTGCCACTGAGCGAAATCAGTCGAGCGGTGGTGCAAGTCGAATTCTCGCCGCCGAGCGAACGTGAGTTGGAATTGGCGGGCATCAAGGACCCCGAGGCCGGAACGGAGGCCGGAGCATGAACTGCGCCGGCGACGATGCGGTGGGGGCACCCCCAGCCGGTCAGCGGCTAGCGGGACGTAGCGACGGAGAGGAGTGGCGCCAATGAACATCGACATGGCCGCGCTGCATGCGATCGAGGCAGACAAGGGCATCTCGGTTGACGTGGTCGTGGACACGATCAAATCGGCGTTGCTCACCGCATACCGCCACACCGAAGGTCATCAGGCCGACGCGGTAATCGATGTCGACCGCAAGACCGGCGTGGTGCGGGTGCTGGCTCGCGAGACCGACGACGACGGCAACGTGATCAGCGAATACGACGACACGCCCGAGGGCTTCGGGCGGATCGCGGCGACCACGGCCCGCCAGGTGATCCTGCAGCGGTTGCGGGATGCCGAGAACGAGAAGGCCTACGGAGAATTCTCGGCGCGGGAGGGCGACATCGTCGCCGGAGTCGTCCAGCGCGACGCCCGGGAGAATGCGCGCGGTGTCATCGTGGTGCGACTCGGTACCGAGGCGAAGGGCTTCGACGGCGTCATCCGCCCCGCAGAGCAGGCACCCGGTGAGGCCTACGAGCACGGCGACCGGCTGCGCTGCTACGTGATCGGTGTGACTCGGGGCCTGCGCGAGCCGCGGATCGAGCTGTCGCGTACCCACCCGAATCTGGTGCGCAAGCTGTTCGCCCTGGAGGTCCCCGAGATCGCCGATGGGTCGGTGGAGATCGTCGCGGTCGCCCGCGAGGCCGGCCACCGATCCAAGATCGCGGTGGCCTCGCAAGTTCCCGGACTCAACGCCAAGGGCGCCTGCATCGGCCCGATGGGCCAGCGTGTGCGCAACGTGATGAGCGAACT is a window from the Mycobacterium sp. SVM_VP21 genome containing:
- the rimP gene encoding ribosome maturation factor RimP; protein product: MATGLPSQTQVIELLDAEFTRAGFEIEDVVVDDQDPLPRITVVADGDTPLDLDTAAALARSASDLLDTLEFDNQYVLEVSSPGVGRPLTSAKHFRRAHGRKVELTLSDGSGLTGRLGVVDDDILTLVVRAGRDWNRRRVPLSEISRAVVQVEFSPPSERELELAGIKDPEAGTEAGA
- the nusA gene encoding transcription termination factor NusA codes for the protein MNIDMAALHAIEADKGISVDVVVDTIKSALLTAYRHTEGHQADAVIDVDRKTGVVRVLARETDDDGNVISEYDDTPEGFGRIAATTARQVILQRLRDAENEKAYGEFSAREGDIVAGVVQRDARENARGVIVVRLGTEAKGFDGVIRPAEQAPGEAYEHGDRLRCYVIGVTRGLREPRIELSRTHPNLVRKLFALEVPEIADGSVEIVAVAREAGHRSKIAVASQVPGLNAKGACIGPMGQRVRNVMSELAGEKIDIIDYDEDPARFVGNALSPAKVMSVTVIDQAARAARVVVPDFQLSLAIGKEGQNARLAARLTGWRIDIRSDVPEPGTNGAEREAGQGVAHEA
- a CDS encoding proline--tRNA ligase: MITRMSELFLRTLRDDPADAEVPSHKLLIRAGYIRPIAPGLYSWLPLGLRVLRNIERVVREEMNAIGGQEILFPALLPRAPYETTNRWTEYGDGLFRLKDRRDNDYLLGPTHEELFTLTVKGEYNSYKDFPVVLYQIQTKYRDEARPRAGILRGREFVMKDSYSFDVNDSGLATAYDAHRVAYQKIFDRLGVRYVIVSAVSGAMGGSASEEFLAESAVGEDTFVRCLESGYAANVEAVTTARPEPQSVDGLPEPQVHDTGDTPTIATLVEWANSADLGVSRPVTAADTLKNVLLKVRQPDGDWELLGIGVPGDREIDEKRLGAALEPAEYALLGDGDFAKHPFLVKGYIGPKALQDNGVRYLVDPRVVDGTSWITGADAPGKHVVGLVAGRDFHADGTIEAAEVRDGDPSPDGAGPLVSARGIEIAHIFQLGRKYTDAFAVDVLGEDGRPVRLTMGSYGVGVSRLVAVIAEQQHDELGLRWPSQVAPFDVHVVIANKDEAARAGATELVAELDRLGLEVLFDDRTASPGVKFKDAELLGMPVVVVVGRGWADGVVELRDRFSEEKRELAVGAELAGQVLAAIRGQVG
- a CDS encoding urease accessory protein UreF; protein product: MSGLATLLTLADSRLPVGGHVHSGGLEEAVTSGLVTNLATLEAFLVRRVRSHGLVTASIAAAVHRGDLSVADADEETDARTPAPASREASRSQGRGLARLARRVWPNPCWDALGTRPHLATVAGLVGAVSALSPNQNALTLVYTAMTSSATAAQRLLALDPADVAAVTFGLADLCERTAAEATIGLADLSDPLLDMLAQRHTTRERPLFVS
- a CDS encoding ferritin-like domain-containing protein, with translation MTSPEPRPASGPDAALTDALATEHGVVYGYGLVSAYSLPEFNDLVVTTIRQHRERRDRTIAILTSRSVAVPPAAAGYQLPMSVTTSNDALRLAVRMENDTAAAWRAVVEQASDAADREFAATALGQSAVLAAHWNRALGNWPITQAFPGGQD
- a CDS encoding urease subunit gamma is translated as MRITPHEQERLLLSYAAELSRRRRARGLRLNHPEAVAIITDHILEGARDGRTVAELMASAREVLGRDDVMEGVPEMLDLVQAEATFPDGTKLVSVHHPIG
- a CDS encoding urease accessory protein UreD, with amino-acid sequence MHSRVTVIACPNRLPRIEFDGGLAARRTGPDRVHLVSAAATPLGGDVISVRLIVEAGARLTLRSAAATVVLPGAASLSSSADWQIEVAGVLDVDLEPTIVAADARHACLTALHLYDDASVRLRERVQIGRTGERQGHWSGSLRADRDYRPLLRHRMELGAGSLADDALYAPRATISEFNYPALCPTETADPRWTVLALAGGGTLSTRQDELLGT
- the ureG gene encoding urease accessory protein UreG, whose translation is MPPHFLDGAPHTHVDRPKRVRKPGEPLRIGVGGPVGSGKTALVAALCRQLRDELSLAVLTNDIYTTEDADFLRKHAVLPDDRISAVQTGGCPHTAIRDDITANLDAIDDLMAAHSGLDLILVESGGDNLTATFSSGLIDVQIFVVDVAGGDKVPRKGGPGVTYSDLLVVNKTDLAPMVGADLQVMARDAANVRDGRPTVLQSLTEDPAATEVLAWVRDQLREHSNP
- a CDS encoding MFS transporter yields the protein MQLMSTLDGTIVIVALPRMQADLDLSDAAKSWVITAYVLTFGGLLLLGGRVGDAIGQKRAFVSGVGLFTIASLVCGVATDSATLIVARAVQGIGAAIAAPTGLALIATTYAAGQARNQAMAVSAAMQGIGSVMGLVLGGALTVISWRLAFLINIPIGIAIVAIAVTRLTETNTERLRLDLTGALLATGGCTAAVLVFTQGLPQGWVSPWVIGAGVAAALFLLAFLLVERNAANPLVPAAVFDNPSRVATFVAYFMAGGVMLTVSVMIGLLVQDVLGYSALRAGICFIPFAVAMGVGNLVTSWAAALIAPRWLIIGAGSLVWGAMLFGSTLDRGVPYVPDLVMLFVVGGFGIGVISVVLPLCAVADVGPREIGPVSAVTLMVYNLGGPVVLVIIQAVQTSRTLYLGGTTGPVKNMTDSELDALGHGYTYSLLWVAAIAVLVGAAALFIRFSADQIARAQHTREAVEAGQL
- a CDS encoding urease subunit alpha, which codes for MARLSRAHYAQLFGPTTGDRIRLADTDLLVEITEDRSGGPGHAGDEAIFGGGKVLRESMGQGRATRADGAPDTVITGAVIIDHWGIIKADIGIRDGRIVGIGKAGNPDTMDGIDPDLVVGPSTEIISGNGRIVTAGAVDCHVHLICPQQIPEALGSGITTLIGGGTGPAEGTKATTVTPGGWHLARMLEATDGWPINIALLGRGSTANAASLWEQLRDGASGFKLHEDWGATPAAIDTCLTVAQAAGVQVALHTDTLNEMGFVEDTLAAIAGRPIHTYHTEGAGGGHAPDIITVAGQPNVLPSSTNPTRPHTVNTLDEHLDMLMVCHHLNPAVPEDLAFAESRIRPSTIAAEDLLHDMGAISMIGSDSQAMGRIGEVVLRTWQTAHVMKRRRGSLIGDDAADNNRVRRYIAKYTICPAITHGLHDEIGSVEVGKLADLVLWEPAFFGVRPHAVLKGGAIAWAAMGDANASIPTPQPVFPRPMFGAAPKTAAATSVHFVSPQAIEAGLAEKLAVERRLVPVADVRAFGKAQLPLNDALPDIAVDPDTFTVRIDGEVWEEQPAAELPMAQRYFLF
- a CDS encoding urease subunit beta encodes the protein MIPGEILFGPGEIEINPGAERLEVQIVNTGDRPVQVGSHVHLPQANTALSFDRAAAHGRRLDIPAGTSVRFEPGVARTVWVIPLGGRREVPGLTLTPPGRLDD